TCCACAGTCAACAGTCAAAAGCAGAACTCTTTAATTTGGAATTAATTAATACCTACTTCCAAATTAATTACGAATTACAAATTATGTTCAACTTTTTTAACTCACGAAAAAAATACCCTTGTACTTTACAGTTTAGTGAAGAAGATTGTGGAGCCGCTTGTCTAGTTTCTATTTCTCGGCATTATGGACACTTTTTGAGTATGAATAAAAGTCGAGAAGCAGTAGGAACTGGACAATTAGGTACAACCTTATTAGGCTTGAAACGTGGATTTGAGAATTTAGGTTTTAATGCTAGAGCCGTTAAAGCTTCACCAGCAATTTTAGACAGAATTAAAGAAATTAAATTACCTGCTATCATTCATTGGCGTGGCTATCATTGGGTAGTTTTACACGACAAACGAGGCAAAAAATACGTAATTGCTGACCCAGCCGTAGGTATTCGTTATATCGACAAAGATGAGTTATCTAGAGCTTGGAATGGGGTCATGCTCTTGCTAGAGCCAGACCCGCACCGTTTTGGTCAACAGCCGCAAGAGAAACCCCAAGCAGGTTTTGTGCGCTTTCTCCAGCGCATTTTGCCTTATCGTGGGTTACTTTCTCAGGTTTTGATGATCAACATAGTCTTGGGTGTACTAGCTTTAGGTACTCCTGTTCTTATTCAACTACTAACAGATGATGTTTTAGTTCGCGGAGATACTGATTTATTAACTGTTGTAGTTATAGCCGTTGTAGTTATGACTGTATTTAGTAGCACTCTGCAAATTTTAGAATCAACAATGATTGCTCACTTTGGTCAAAGACTACAATTAGGCTTAGTTTTAGAGTTTGGACGCAAAATACTCCAGTTACCCTTAACTTATTACGAAGCTCGCCGCAGTGGAGAAATTACTAGCCGCCTGAGAGATATTAATGAAATCAATCAATTAGTATCGCAATTTGTAGTGCTGTTACCTAGCCAATTTTTTATTGCTATTATTTCCTTTTTCCTGATGCTGTTTTATAGTTGGCAGCTTGCATTAACGGTAATTGCTATTGGTGCATTGATGAGTTTGTCTACCTTGCCCTTTTTACCAGTTTTGCAACAGAAAACGCGCAATATTTTAGTTTTAGGAGCAGAAAATCAAGGGGTTTTAGTAGAAACATTTAAAGGCGCTCAGGTACTCAAGACGACAAATGCAGCCCCTCAATTCTGGGATGAGTTTCAAAGCCGCTTTGGTCGTTTAGCTAATCTAACTTTCAGCACTATTCAAATTGGCATTATTAATAATACTATGGCTAGATTTTTATCTAGTATTGGTGGTGTAGTTTTATTAGGTCTAGGTAGTATTTTGGTCATGGAAGGGAATTTAAGCATTGGTCAAATGTTGGCAATTAATACGCTACAAATTAACGTCTTGACTTTGATTAGTTCCCTGGTTGGTTTAATAGATGAATATTTCCGTTCCCAAACGGCTATTTCCCGCCTTTTAGAAGTGATTGATGCGACTTCAGAAATGGGTGAGACAGCACAAAAACCAATTGCTCAAATATCTAGTGATGCAGATATTCGTTTTTCTCATGTCAACTTTCATCATCCTGGGAGAGTTGATTTATTGGAAGATTTTTCTCTCAAGCTACCTGGAGGAAAGACTATTGCTGTGATTGGTAAATCAGGTTGTGGTAAAAGTTCTTTGGCAAAGCTGATAGCAGGTTTATATCAACCAAATTCCGGTAATATTCGCATTGGTTTCTATAATATTCAAGACCTTGACCTAAATTGTTTGCGACAGCAAGTAGTTTATGTACCTCAAGAACCTCACTTTTGGAGTCGTTCAATTTTAGAAAACTTTCGTTTAGGAACGCCTCATATTCTTTTTGAAGAAGTTGTCAAGGCTTGTCATATTGCTGATGCTGATAGTTTTATTAGCCAACTACCTAATAACTATCAAACAGTATTAGGTGAGTTTGGTGCTAATCTCTCTGGTGGACAGAAACAGAGACTAGCGATCGCCCGAGGAATCCTGACTGATCCACCCGTACTAATTTTAGATGAAGCAACGGCTGGACTTGACCCAGTAAGTGAGGGTCTTGTATTAGATAGGCTTTTAGAATCACGCCAAGGTAAAACCACAATTCTCATCACCCATCGTCCTAGCGTTGTCAATCGTGCTGATTGGATAGTTTTTATCGAGCAAGGTAAAGTACAACTACAAGGTTCGTTAAATGATTTCCTCTCACAACAAGGAGAACATTTAAAGTTTTTATCAGTTTGATATTTAAAAATAACCAGTCTCACTATTAACTATTTCCCGGATTTATTCACTAAGTCCGGGAATTTTATATTTACTCATACAAATTAATATATTTTATTACTAAGAAATGATATTATCATTCTAATTAATAAATTAAATAGCTAATTAAATACAGCATTTGATATGGTTGTCACGAATATTCATTGACCAAAGGAAATAAATTCATTTAATTATTTTCCGACTTTAGATTAATTTAAAAAAATCATGAGTTGTTGATAATAAAAACATAGGTGAATGACACACCTATAAACGTAAGTGAGGTAATTAATTATGTCGATTCAAATGAGTACATCCGCTTTGTTGACAGAATTATCTGCACAAGAACAACAACTTCTATCTGGTGGATTCGGCTCTAGTGGTGGAGGCTCATCCAGTGGAGGTTCTTCTAGTGGAGGATATGACGATACAGGCTCTACTGATGAAGGTGATAGTAGTGGAGGTGATGTCGGTTTCTACACAGGCAATAGACGTTTTCTAGTTACAACTAGAAGCATCATTAGCATTCGGAGATTACCGCAGTAATTTGCCATTAATGGAGGAGCAACCGACTAAAGGGACTTACACAAAATCAATTAGATTTTGTGTGAATTAGTGCAGTTTCTTAGAATCTCCTTCTATGATCAACTACATAGAGCTAGAAAAGAAAGTTTCAACAAAAATATTTTCTTTTCTGCTCATTCCTTCATAAATCCAAACTTTTGTGCATAGACGTTACCCAAAATTTCAAATATTGCACCAGGAATCTAAATACATAGCACATACAGCAATCTGATTTTAAAAACGGAGGTAAATATGTCAGCAATAACAAATACATCAGAGTTGTTAGTTGATTTATCCATAGAAGATCAACAACTTTTATCTGGGGGAAGAAGGTATGACGATGATGATAGCTCTGATGGTGGTTATGATGATCATGAGGATCATCATGATCATCGCAGATGTTATTGGAAGAAAGTATGTTACCGCAGATGAAGGTCGTTGCTAATTCAGTCAAGCCGATAGGTAATTAGTTGAGTGCTTGAAGCTTTGCAAGTACTGCTAAGAAAAAGCTCCCACAACTCACATAAAATCTAATTTTCCCTAACTGAAATACAAGAAACGGAGGTAGATATGTCAGCATTAACAAAAACATCCGACTTGCTCAAGGATTTATCTGTGGAAGAACAGATGAAATCTGATTCTGAGTCTGTTGTGGAATTATCTACAACAGAACAAGAACTCCTAGCTGGCGGCTGGGGCGGCTGGGGCTGCCGTGGAGGCGGCTGGGGCGGCGGTGGCTGGGGCGGCTGGAACCGTGGCTGGGGCTGGAACGGCGGTTGGGGTCGTCGCTGGTAGTAATTATTTCCATAGAAAACTACGCCTCTAATTTTGCCTCATCGCTTACCATCAACCGCTCTCTAATCCAATCTTGTAAAAGGGGATTAACTAATTCAGGGGCTTCATCCTGGGGGCAATGCCCTACCCCTTCTAAAGGTATAAACTTGAGTACTTGAGGATAGTCGGCTAACTTGCGTCCCAAGTCTACAGGTTCCCAAGGGTCTTTTGCACCCCAGATGATAATTGCTGGACAAGGTAACACAGGTAACAGGTCTTCTGGGAGGGGGCCTGAAGAATAAGAAGTAAATGCTAGAAACACAGCCACAGCACCAGGATCACTCGCTGGTGCTGTTAATATATCTACTAGCTCCTCTGTTACCGCCTCGCTATTAATATAAGCTTGCAGGAGAATCTTGCGGACTGTTTTTGGTTGAGCAATTTGCCGGAAAAAGAACTGACCAATTGGTTTTACAGATAGTACACGTTGTAGCAACGGCGCACCATAACGACGTGACCAAGGTAGAGTTTCCCGTTTGCGATCGTGTAATAATCGCAGAGAACAGTTAAGTAAGGCAACACTTAAACCAATCTCTGGGTTACTGACTACTGCCTGCATGACTACAATACAGCCAATAGAATTTCCTACTAAGAAAGCAGGCTCACCTACTACTTCCCGACAAAAATCGGCTACTTGCTGTCCCCACGTTTCTAATGTGTATGTGATTTCTGTATCTGGTTGAGGTTTGGCTGAACCACCAAAACCAATTAAATCTATTGCATAAACGCGACAATTTTGTGCTAATACAGGTATATTTTTTCTCCAATGCGACCAAGAAGCGCCAAAGCCATGTACTAATACAACAGCAGGCCCAGACGTTCCTTGAGTTTGATAGCAAATAGGAAAGCCTCGCCAAATCCAGGTTTTTGCAGAAGTAGAAATACTCATAAGAATTTAAGAATATTTAAAGTCAATAGTTATTAGTCAATAGTCTATTATCTATTAAACTTTTATTTGCTCAATTTTATTTTTTTATACTGATCATTTTAGTCCTTTTTATTATAAATAAGTGAAGATGAAATCAGTAAGTATTTATTCTCTCAAAAACAGATAGCGAGCGCTTGTTTGCCCCATTTATCTATAGGTAGGATTATTAACTTTTATGCTAGTATTTAACTTCTAGTCAAAAAAATGATATCAGGGAAAAACAAAAAACCCAGCTTATTAGAAAAACTGGGTATGTAAATAGAACTATAATCAAACTTTACAGCCAGTCTCGATAGGCAGAAATTTCATTCACGCTGATTTCTAACGGCCCGCCTTTACCAAAAGGTGGATAGACGCGGATTTTGGCATTTTTAGTAAACCTCTCTAAGCGATTCCCCAATTGAGGGATATTGCTGACTATATGCCAATAAGAGACGATATCTGGACAGTCTACTATTAACATGACGATCGCATCTTTTTTGGTAAGATACCACTGGCAGTTATTCAGTAGTGCTTGGGTAATGCGATCGCAAGCTAGATAGAAGCACCTCCCAATAGACTGTTCTAGTTCCAGATGCAGCATTCCATCCTCTTTTGACACCACACTAGGCGGTAAATCATCGGGTGGAAGCAGATTCAGTTTAGACATAATTTTGTACCTCTTGGTTGTAGCGCTGCAAGCTTTCCTGATTTTTTTGCAGAGAAAAAGATGAGGGTTTGAGCGCTAATGTACCTAGATCCAATTCGTCTTGAAATTTCTTGATTTTGTCTCGACAAGTAGCAACGTCACCAATGATAGAATTTTCCAGCAAGTAGTCTTCGTCAAAACAAATATTGGTGCGGTCAAATGGCTGATGACCACTAGCACTATTCTGCATTACTTGGGCTGAATTGGCTTGCATTTTTTGGCTAAAATACCTAATAAAAGGTAAAGCCTCGCTCACTGCTTCGTCGCAAGTTTTGCCTACATAAAAGAAGCGTGCTAAAACAAATTTTTCCCCACCACTAGAATTTAAGGCGCGATAGGTATTAACCGTCTTTTTTAATCGTTCTAAAGCAAACGGTGGCCCACCCATCAAAGCAAAGGAGTGTTTAGCAGCAAATTCGATACCTGCATCATCACCAGTGGCTATATAGATAGGGATTTCTCGCTGTAATGGTTTGGGGTAAACGGTGAGGCGATCGCATTGATAATATTGTCCATTAAATGATACATCAGTTTCATATAAAAGCTCTTGAATCAATGTCAATGCCTCTAGCATCATGGTGCGAGATTCACCCATTGGTGTGGCAAAATGCTTATTATGTTGGGGAAATGGCCCCCCTTTCGCCACACCAAATAATAATCGTCCATTGCACAAATTATCTAAGGTAGCAATATCTTCCGCCACCCTAATAGGGTTGTGGAATGGTAATAATACCGCAGCCGTCCCTAATTTGATAGTTGAAGTCACACCCGCCAAATGTGCCATCAACAGCAATATCGACGAACTAAGATTTACTTCATTAAAATGATGCTCTGTTACCCAAGCTTCTTCAAAACCTAACTTCTCCGCCTGTCGCACCAGCGCCACCTGTTCAAAAATAGCGCGGCGCGAGTCTTGGTGGTGATTTTCGTAATTGCAGAACAGTCCAGTTTTCATTATTTGCTAACGATTTTTACTTTACCTTGCTACCATCTGCAAGTCCAGCCATAGGCGTGGATCATTATCTTTTAGCTTCGATTTAGGATCTCGCAATAAGCGTTTAGCATTCATACAAACTACTTGCACCAGACCCATATTTTCAGCTATTTCTCGAAGAATTTCTTTTTCGGCTTGCACAAAAGGAAGCATTTCACTTGAACAATAAATTCCTATATATTGCAAGCGTCTAGCAGGTCGTCCCCAGAAACAGGTGATGATTTTCACATGACACCCGTCTAATAATTCCCCAACCTTTGGGTAGTAGTGACTGACGACTCTTGTGAACTCTTTAGCTAGTATATCTTCCGCAATCATTGCAATTGATATTTCTGTAGCGTACATCACGCTAACTACTATAACATATTTTTGTTAGTTAATGTTGACAAATAGCCTTATTCAACGAAAATAATCTATTTAAAAATATGTTAAAACTTTATTGTTAATTTATGGTATTTATAACCATAATTGATATTACGAATTTAGTAAATAATTCCCAAATAAAAAAATATCTCTCTGGTATATAGACAAACCAAAGAGATTAATTATTATATAAAATCACCAATTACCTAGATTTGCGCTCTGCAACTAACACTTCAGCTAGAATTTCTGGTAAATGTCCCAAATCAACAAATCCCTCAGACCCATTGATTGGAGAAACAAAAGTATAGTTAGGGTCACATTCTCCTGTGTCGTAAACTTGGATATACCATTTATCAGGAAACCCTTCTATACCCAACTCTACAATATACCAGCTTTGACCAGTTAGACGAGAATTAAAGATGGTAAACCAATCTCTGTATTCGTCTAAAATATTCCAGTCTGCCAAGAGAAACTCTAACGCTATATGTCCAGCATCAGTTGCAGTTAGTAGCATTATTACCCCTCATTTGTTCCTTCAGATTTCTGAAAATCAGGATACAATCCCAACTGTTTAGCTAACTCACGAGCTAGAAAAAATAGAAATTGTGCTCCATCTTGATTACCTTGATGAGCAAATGCGGTTGCTACTTGGACAATTGCTTCGACAAAACCAGCATCAATTAATTCTGATTGAGCTTCTAAAATTTCTGGCTCTTGACCATTAGGGCATTTTAATAACTCATCAATTAAATTAAAATATGAAATTTGGCGTTCCTGTGTTGCTTCAGTCATAATTAATTTGTTAGTTGTTAGATAAATTTACTTATTGTTCTATACTCTGCTGCCAAAGTTTTTCTAGCATTTCAATTTGTTCTTTTAAAATAGCAGCGCGGTAAAGAAGATATCTGTCATAAACAATAATTCCTAACCCAATAAATACAGGTGTTAGCAAAATGAACCATTGTAATAAGACAGCAAGTTTATACTGTTCAGCAGTCAGCAATTGATTCACGATACTCTGATCAGGATTTTGAGTGCTAACTTGAGGTGGTGCTAAGGTTTGATTTGTAGTTGCACTGAAAAGTGTAGTGTTTGCTGAATAAATCTTATTGGTTTCAAATTCTAGATTCTGTGTTTTAACGAACTCTGTATGCCTTAACCAAACTAAACTAAATACTACTAGTCCTGGAGAAAGAACGGCTAAAGTAATTAAACACACAGTGAGAACATTCAAAAGTTTGACTTTCATCTTTGCTCTCCTAGCTAGAAAAAGGGAGTAGGGAGTAGGGAGTAGGGAGTGGGTGGACAAACATTTTTATGTTCTCGTCTTTGATTAGGGTGAGGGTTTAGCTAGTAAGCTACTAATACAAAAAATATGTCATAATTTAAAAATATCGATAGTAAAAAACAAGGTATCTTTTACCTGAAAATCTGCTTTTACCTTTGAATCTAAGTTATTAATTATCAAATATATTTATAAATTAATGTTCATGATTAGCTTTTTATTGATTAAGAAGTCCCCCCTAGTTCGTTGGTTTTACCCATTGAATTTCGGGGGGTAGAGGGGAATCTCTGCGTAAATCCTATTAGTTTTATATCAGCCGACTTCCTCAACCCTAGTTTATTTGAGTCGGATCAAGATTATTAAATTTATTAGATTTGTACTCAAATTGTGAAACCTTTACAGTTGAAGAATTATAGAAATTTTTTGGGGTAGAGGGACTAGTATTTTTGGGGTGGGGTACTAGCATTGATGAAGCGGGGTTCTAGTATTCCTAAAATCAAGGTCAAAGCTAACTATGCTGCTAATAAATGTAGGTTTGTGTTTGAGTACTCTATGCTGGAAACTTGTACTCAAGCAAAATATATTTATTGGCGAGTGTATCGAGATAAGTAAAAAAGTCCCATTAAGTATTTATAAATAAGTTCAGATTTCACTATTTGGTGGTCAATAGGCTTAGAAGTTAGAAATTAGGAAAGTCAAATCTCTATAAATTTGGGAAATATGGGTAAAAAGTTTGCTTAAATACAAAGTGATGTCTACGAATCTTAGTTAATGGACGAGAGCCACAAAAATAGAGTTCCAGGTAAAGGATATATTTAATATTTTTTCACTTATAAATGTATTTAGATTTACAAAAGCAGTTTAAAGGAAAAGTGTTTAGTGAATGTTTCTAAATAGCTTATTTGTTTGGTATTTTTGTGCTTTAGTGAGAATACCTCATATATATTTTTACGCAAATTTATTTGGTAAATCAAATACATACAAGCTAATTGTTATAAGCTGATTGTTATAGAGAAACACTTGACTCTAAATTGAGGATTTTAGGAGTAGATTGATGAAAATTGCTAATGATGTAACAGAACTTATTGGCGGCACACCTTTAGTTAAGCTCAATAAGATTCCGCAAACAGAAGGAGTAGTTGCCAGAATAGTTGTCAAATTAGAAGGCATGAATCCGGCTGCTTCTGTAAAAGACCGGATTGGGGTGAGTATGATTAACTCAGCCGAGGCTGAAGGTTTAATTGCACCAGGAAAAACTATTTTAGTCGAACCCACCTCTGGTAATACAGGTATTGCTCTGGCAATGGTAGCCGCAGCGCGTGGCTACCGCTTAATTTTGACTATGCCAGAAACAATGAGCCAAGAAAGACGGGCCATGTTAAGGGCTTATGGTGCAACTTTGGAGTTGACACCTGGTACAGAAGGTATGCGGGGAGCCATTCGCAAAGCCGAAGAAATTGTGGCTAATACTCCCAATGCCTATATGTTGCAGCAGTTCCGCAACCCAGCTAACCCCAAAATTCACCGCGAAACCACAGCCGAAGAAATTTGGAATGATACCGACGGTGAAGTCGATATCGTTATTGCTGGAGTAGGTACTGGAGGAACGATTACAGGTATTGCAGAGGTAATTAAACCACGCAAACCGAGTTTCCAGGCGATCGCAGTTGAACCCAGCAATAGCCCCATCCTCTCCGGTGGACAAGCCGGGCCGCACAAAATCCAAGGTATCGGCGCAGGCTTCGTCCCTGATGTTCTCCGCCTAGAATTAGTCGATGAAGTCATCAGAGTCAGCGACGACCAAGCAATGGTCTACGGAAGGCGTTTAGCCAGAGAAGAAGGCTTATTATCTGGTATTTCCTCCGGCGCTAATTTATGCGCGGCTTTGCAGGTAGGAAAACGACCAGAAAACGCAGGCAAGTTAATTGTCATGATTCAACCTTCCTACGGCGAACGCTACCTCAGCACGCCTTTGTTTCAAGACTTGACTGCTGAAGCTGCTAGTGTGCGGTAGATGGGAGAGTGGGGAGTAGGGGGAGATGAGGGAGTGGGGGAAGTGGGGGAGATAGAGAAGTATAGTTTTAGTATCCTCCTCATCTCCCTCATCCTCCTCATCTTCTAACGATGTTCTTGTTGAGCGTGATGGTTGCAACCACCTTGATGGTCGTGGTGGTGGTCGTGGCTGTGGCCGTTACCATGACCGCAACCTTGTAAATTCTGGCTCATGAGGCTTTCGCTCATGGCGCGGAAAGATTCGTCTACGGGTTTTAAGCCAATCCAAGCGTCGATGCTTTCCACATCGAAACCAACCTCTCGGCGATCGCCTACTTGTAGTAGAGGACGGCGAATTAATAAAGGTTCTTTCAACATTAAAAATAAAGCAGTCTGTTCGTCCATTTGTTCAGGAAGTACCTCACCAGATTTTACCTGTGGTGCGGAGAGATTGAACCATTCTTTAACGGGGCGATCGCCAAAAAATGAACGCAGACGTTCCACTGTCCAAGGTTCTGTCAGCAGGTTATAAGTGATTACTTCATGACCAGCCGCAGTTAATAAGACCTTCTGACGAGTACCACCCTTACAACCGGGTTTTCCATAGAAAATCACTCTAGCCATTTGTATTTCTCCTGATAATTGGGGATGAGGGAGTGGGGGGAGATGAGGAAGAAGAATAAGAAGTAATAACTTTCTACTCAGCACTCATCACTCCCTAAAACTTTTTGACACTATGAGTTACTGCATTAAACTCAAATCTTTGTTTGGGGTCAGTTTCTCCATAGATATTGAAGGTGACAGTGGGTTCATCACCTATTGCTTGGACGCTATGAATGGCATCGGGAGTTAAGCTAATGATGTCTCCTGGTGATAGGATAATTTCTCCCGTGGGTTCGATTTTGTCTTGAGAATCTGGGGTTTTTGTGCGTCGCCAAACAGTATTTTTTTCTTGTCCTTTTAAGACTGCTACAACTCCCCAAGTTCCATGATTATGAATATTAGAACGAGTTCCAGGTGCAAATGTTACTGTTTGCACAGTCAATGGAAAACCTAATTCATCGTATAGGAGAACAACAGAGGTTCCTGTAGTTGGGGAAGGCTCTAAATACTGACTTCGCACCCAGTACGAATTTACAATCAAGCGTCTCACGAGCATTCGGATTTCGGGTAAACGAGTTGATTCATCGCTTACCCCACTCAGAACATCTTCCATATCAGTTAAAAACCGATACAGACGATAATTCTCTTGTAATAAATCCCAACTTCTCGCTGATTTACACACTTGATATTGACCGTCTCCAGTCAGGAGCCAATCCCTACCTTGCATGATATTTAAACACTCAGTTAATAATTGTTGCTAGGAAAGACAATAATGGGAGCATTAACTCTGGGAAGCTCCTCATTTGGTAAGACAGGAACAACAATTCTGGAGGGAAGTAAGTCGTTATTACTATTAGGAGATGTGGATAAAGATTTAGAGGAAGATGCAGTAAAAAATGAGAAAATGTTCATGGTTGTTAACTGGTAACTGTTGAGTGTTGAATGATAACGGATAACTGTTCACTTTTAACTGAATCAATCATCTTCTTCTGCTGGGCGTGTCAAAACATCCAGGAGGATTCCTGCTCCGAAATCATGCTTGTCATCAATTTCCTTGACTCTCATGCTGATTTCCTTAGCTCGCTCGATTTCCCCTAACTTAGCTAATACTAATCCTGCGGCTGCATAAGCGTTCAAGTACAACCTGATTTGAGATTCTTCCCGCCGATTGATTAGTACAGGTTTAAGCTGATCCCATTCATCAGGAAATTTCTCTGATTTTTTAATTTTATCTAATAATTCGTAACTTGTTTGTAATGCCAAGGAATAATTATTTTTATAGTAGAAAAACCTATAAGCTGCTACTAATACATCGGTATTTCCTCCAGTTTTGCTCAGAGCTTCTTGAATATACTTTTCTGATTCTGAAGTGTTTTCCCAATTCTGTGCTGCTAAAATTAATAACTTTTTGATATCTTCTGAAACTTGGAACCAGGAAAATTTGTTGGTGTTGGTATGCAAAATGACCTCCTTGGTAATTGGTAATTGGGAATTGGTAATTGCTAATTGGAAGAACTATTACCTATTACCCATTACCTATTACCCATTACAAAATGTTGAGGATGTAAACTAAGGTGAATAGAATAATCCAGATGATGTCTACGAAGTGCCAGTAAATTTCTGCCATTTCGATGCCGATGTGTTTAGTTGCAGAATAATGACCAGGACGACGCGATCGCCACAATACACCTAAAATCAGTAACAGTCCGATAAATACGTGCAGTCCGTGGAACCCAGTCATGATATAGAAGCAGTTAGCGAAGACATTGGTGGTCAAACCATAGCCTAAATTCTGGTACTCATACACCTGACCAGCTAAGAAAACCGCTCCCATAATTGCGGTGACGAGATACCAAAACCGCATTCCCCAGACATTACCCTTCTTAATCGCCATATCACCGAAATGAATGACGAAGCTACTAGACACCAGAATAATTGTATTAATCGTCGGGACAAATAACTCTACCTCTGTTCCCTCCGGCGGCCACACCTCTGTAGACCCGCGAAAAAACAGATAGGTGGCAAAAAATCCGCCAAACATCAAAGATTCGGAAATCAGGAAAGTCAACAATCCCCAAACTCTTAAATCTGGATGCGCCTCATGTCCGCCATGATCCTCATGCGCCGTTACAACAGTCATATTTACTTCTCCCATCAAGTTTTTCCTGACCTCTCCCCTACAAGGAGCTACGGTGTACACACATCTTTGTGCTGGGTGCAAAATGTGGTTTGATCCCCCTAAATCCCCCTTCATAAGGGGGACTTTGATTTTTGTTCCCCCTTTTTTAAAGGGGGTTAGGGGGGTATCAAAACGTTATGGGGCAAGGTTGATCAGACTTGTGTGTACACGGTAGCCTACAAGGAGAGGAGAATTTACTTTATTAATTCCCCTTCCCTGGCAAGGAAGGGGGTTAGGGGGTTAGGTCTCCAACACACCCACTTCCGCCGAATGACCATAGTCATAAGGCCCATGATTCACCACAGGCAAAACTTCCCAATTCTCCACCAAAGGAGGGGAACTAGTAGTCCATTCCAAGCTCAAAGCTTCCCAAGGATTATCACCAGCCAATTCTCCCTTGCTCCAACTCCAGATCACATTGATCGCAAAAGGAATCACTGATAAACCCAAAATAAACGCCCCGATAGTGCAAAGCACATTCAAATCAACAAACTGGGGGTCATACATCGCCACCCGGCGAGGCATACCTTGTAAACCCAACTTGTGCATTGGTAAGAAAGTCAAGTTAGTTCCCACCAAGGTCAAAGCAAAGTGAATCCGACCCCAAACTTCGTTTAACTTGCGTCCGGTCATTTTGGGGAACCAGTGATAAATCCCGGCATAAATCCCAAACACAGAACCACCAAACAAGACATAGTGGAAGTGCGCCACTACATAATATGTGTCGTGAACGTGGACATCAAAGGGTGCTGTACCCATCGTTACGCCGCTTAAGCCGCCCATCACAAACATAGACAGCAAGCCAACAGCGAACAACATCGCACTAGTAAAGCGAATCTTACCACCCCATAAGGTTGCGACCCAACCGAAAATCTTCACACCAGTAGGAACAGCAACAATCAAGGTAGAGATAGTGAAGAACATCCGCATCCAGCCGGGTGTACCACTGGTAAACATGTGGTGAACCCAGACGAACAAGCCGACGACGCAGATAGCTACACTAGAATAAGCGATCGCCTTATAGCCAAAAATTGGCTTCCGCGCATGAACGGGAATTACTTCGGACATGATGCCGAAGATAGGCAGAATCATTAAATATACTGCCGGGTGAGAGTAGAACCAGAACAAGTGTTGATAGATGATGACGTTACCGCCAGCATCTGGTTTGAAGAAGGAAGTACCAAAGTTGAGGTCAAATAATAGCAACACCAAACCCGCAGCTAACACTGGTGTAGATAGTAGTGCTAGTAC
Above is a genomic segment from Nostoc sp. MS1 containing:
- a CDS encoding LLM class flavin-dependent oxidoreductase; amino-acid sequence: MKTGLFCNYENHHQDSRRAIFEQVALVRQAEKLGFEEAWVTEHHFNEVNLSSSILLLMAHLAGVTSTIKLGTAAVLLPFHNPIRVAEDIATLDNLCNGRLLFGVAKGGPFPQHNKHFATPMGESRTMMLEALTLIQELLYETDVSFNGQYYQCDRLTVYPKPLQREIPIYIATGDDAGIEFAAKHSFALMGGPPFALERLKKTVNTYRALNSSGGEKFVLARFFYVGKTCDEAVSEALPFIRYFSQKMQANSAQVMQNSASGHQPFDRTNICFDEDYLLENSIIGDVATCRDKIKKFQDELDLGTLALKPSSFSLQKNQESLQRYNQEVQNYV
- a CDS encoding ArsC/Spx/MgsR family protein gives rise to the protein MARVIFYGKPGCKGGTRQKVLLTAAGHEVITYNLLTEPWTVERLRSFFGDRPVKEWFNLSAPQVKSGEVLPEQMDEQTALFLMLKEPLLIRRPLLQVGDRREVGFDVESIDAWIGLKPVDESFRAMSESLMSQNLQGCGHGNGHSHDHHHDHQGGCNHHAQQEHR
- a CDS encoding peptidase domain-containing ABC transporter, which translates into the protein MFNFFNSRKKYPCTLQFSEEDCGAACLVSISRHYGHFLSMNKSREAVGTGQLGTTLLGLKRGFENLGFNARAVKASPAILDRIKEIKLPAIIHWRGYHWVVLHDKRGKKYVIADPAVGIRYIDKDELSRAWNGVMLLLEPDPHRFGQQPQEKPQAGFVRFLQRILPYRGLLSQVLMINIVLGVLALGTPVLIQLLTDDVLVRGDTDLLTVVVIAVVVMTVFSSTLQILESTMIAHFGQRLQLGLVLEFGRKILQLPLTYYEARRSGEITSRLRDINEINQLVSQFVVLLPSQFFIAIISFFLMLFYSWQLALTVIAIGALMSLSTLPFLPVLQQKTRNILVLGAENQGVLVETFKGAQVLKTTNAAPQFWDEFQSRFGRLANLTFSTIQIGIINNTMARFLSSIGGVVLLGLGSILVMEGNLSIGQMLAINTLQINVLTLISSLVGLIDEYFRSQTAISRLLEVIDATSEMGETAQKPIAQISSDADIRFSHVNFHHPGRVDLLEDFSLKLPGGKTIAVIGKSGCGKSSLAKLIAGLYQPNSGNIRIGFYNIQDLDLNCLRQQVVYVPQEPHFWSRSILENFRLGTPHILFEEVVKACHIADADSFISQLPNNYQTVLGEFGANLSGGQKQRLAIARGILTDPPVLILDEATAGLDPVSEGLVLDRLLESRQGKTTILITHRPSVVNRADWIVFIEQGKVQLQGSLNDFLSQQGEHLKFLSV
- a CDS encoding alpha/beta fold hydrolase, producing the protein MSISTSAKTWIWRGFPICYQTQGTSGPAVVLVHGFGASWSHWRKNIPVLAQNCRVYAIDLIGFGGSAKPQPDTEITYTLETWGQQVADFCREVVGEPAFLVGNSIGCIVVMQAVVSNPEIGLSVALLNCSLRLLHDRKRETLPWSRRYGAPLLQRVLSVKPIGQFFFRQIAQPKTVRKILLQAYINSEAVTEELVDILTAPASDPGAVAVFLAFTSYSSGPLPEDLLPVLPCPAIIIWGAKDPWEPVDLGRKLADYPQVLKFIPLEGVGHCPQDEAPELVNPLLQDWIRERLMVSDEAKLEA
- the cysK gene encoding cysteine synthase A, coding for MKIANDVTELIGGTPLVKLNKIPQTEGVVARIVVKLEGMNPAASVKDRIGVSMINSAEAEGLIAPGKTILVEPTSGNTGIALAMVAAARGYRLILTMPETMSQERRAMLRAYGATLELTPGTEGMRGAIRKAEEIVANTPNAYMLQQFRNPANPKIHRETTAEEIWNDTDGEVDIVIAGVGTGGTITGIAEVIKPRKPSFQAIAVEPSNSPILSGGQAGPHKIQGIGAGFVPDVLRLELVDEVIRVSDDQAMVYGRRLAREEGLLSGISSGANLCAALQVGKRPENAGKLIVMIQPSYGERYLSTPLFQDLTAEAASVR